A section of the Pseudanabaena mucicola str. Chao 1806 genome encodes:
- a CDS encoding pyruvate kinase, which translates to MITATSEFDPESLNLDSPQILLFTLQSLRSQVISEAKITFNQWQSHIQRSEFLISALNLAQYLALRRHDLRSLQAALMPWGLSSLGRIEARVMPNLDAVIATLELICSSKTIHQQIRPPIESFFEGNRLLQKYTEDLFGKATPRRRVRIMVTLPTEAATNYELVKKIIQRGANCVRINCAHDTPELWLRMINHVRQAEQELELCCKVMMDLSGPKIRTGKVFTPPHQKRVFRGDHILLSRCEPENANYSVIPVEYFQTCCTVPEILDLLTIGTTVYIDDGKIRTRVIDTQHPLPDGRLGILLQVTHASPKGVKLLPEKGLNFPNTILPLNPLTEKDLIDLDFVAIHADIIGYSFVQRSEDIKLLQQELQKRLDGRVSSPAIVAKIETAIAVSNLPELIIHAAGKNSFGVMIARGDLAVEIGYQRLAEIQEEILWLCEAAHVPVIWATQVLESLVKDGAPSRGEMTDAAMAERAECVMLNKGTFIAEAITILDDVLTRMETHQSKKTPQLRALHSW; encoded by the coding sequence ATGATTACTGCAACTTCAGAGTTTGATCCTGAATCGCTTAATCTTGATAGTCCACAAATTTTATTATTTACTCTTCAATCCCTTCGATCACAAGTTATTAGTGAAGCAAAGATTACTTTTAATCAATGGCAGTCACATATTCAGCGATCAGAATTTCTCATCAGTGCTTTGAATCTAGCCCAATATTTAGCCTTAAGGCGGCATGATCTGCGATCGCTCCAAGCAGCATTAATGCCTTGGGGATTATCTTCATTAGGAAGAATTGAAGCTAGAGTTATGCCAAATCTGGATGCTGTAATTGCTACTCTAGAATTAATTTGCAGTTCCAAAACTATTCATCAACAAATTCGTCCCCCAATTGAATCTTTTTTTGAAGGTAATCGATTGCTCCAAAAGTATACAGAAGACCTATTTGGGAAGGCAACTCCTCGCCGCCGAGTCAGAATCATGGTGACATTACCTACTGAAGCGGCTACGAATTATGAATTGGTGAAAAAAATTATTCAGAGAGGTGCAAATTGTGTGCGGATCAATTGTGCCCATGACACACCAGAACTTTGGCTAAGGATGATCAATCATGTGCGTCAAGCAGAACAAGAATTAGAATTGTGCTGTAAAGTCATGATGGATTTGAGCGGTCCTAAAATCCGCACTGGTAAAGTTTTTACCCCACCTCATCAGAAACGGGTATTTAGAGGCGATCATATTTTACTGTCACGATGTGAACCTGAAAATGCTAACTATTCAGTAATTCCAGTAGAATATTTTCAGACTTGCTGCACAGTCCCTGAAATCCTCGATCTACTTACAATAGGAACTACTGTATATATTGATGATGGCAAGATTCGGACGAGAGTGATTGATACTCAGCATCCATTGCCTGATGGACGTTTGGGGATTTTGCTACAAGTTACCCATGCTAGTCCTAAGGGAGTCAAACTTCTTCCTGAGAAAGGATTGAACTTCCCAAATACAATTCTTCCACTTAATCCACTAACTGAGAAAGATTTAATTGACTTAGATTTTGTTGCTATTCATGCAGATATCATTGGTTATTCCTTTGTCCAAAGATCTGAGGATATTAAACTACTTCAACAGGAACTTCAAAAAAGATTAGATGGAAGAGTTTCAAGTCCTGCGATTGTTGCCAAAATTGAGACAGCGATCGCAGTCTCTAATTTGCCAGAACTGATTATTCATGCAGCAGGAAAGAATTCCTTTGGAGTGATGATTGCAAGAGGAGATTTGGCGGTAGAAATTGGCTATCAACGTTTAGCCGAAATACAGGAAGAGATTCTCTGGCTTTGTGAAGCGGCTCATGTTCCTGTAATCTGGGCAACGCAAGTATTAGAAAGCCTCGTTAAGGATGGTGCGCCTTCTCGTGGTGAAATGACGGATGCTGCCATGGCAGAAAGGGCTGAGTGCGTTATGCTAAACAAAGGAACCTTTATCGCTGAAGCAATCACAATTTTAGATGATGTACTAACTCGGATGGAAACGCACCAATCCAAAAAAACGCCCCAGTTGCGAGCATTACATTCATGGTAA
- a CDS encoding glycosyl transferase → MPTLYTAITNHGFGHATRTAAVLADLQQRSPDIKLIIATTAPLWLLEEYIAGDFVYHPQVFDVGVIQIDSLVTDQEATFAAWQKIYEQQPDLIAEEVRFLQENKVDLIFGDIPPMLTEIAKAAQIPCWMAGNFGWDFIYRDWGGKYAELADRLSETYSYCDRLFRLPFAEPMTSFPNIQNVGLTGAKPNHSPEYLREKFDLDGDRPTALLTFGGLSLQSIPYQNLFKFPDWQFITFDRCAPDLPNLTKANCDRLRPVDLMVICDRVVTKPGYGTLAEALRVGVPVVCLTREGFLEAETLIAGVKSYSEHLIISPQEFYEGDWSFLNATFLSPDSTKVKKLDMHGEETINQSILDYFA, encoded by the coding sequence ATGCCCACTTTATATACTGCAATCACCAATCATGGCTTTGGTCACGCGACGCGCACCGCTGCTGTCCTTGCTGATCTGCAACAGCGATCGCCTGATATTAAGTTAATCATTGCGACAACAGCTCCGCTTTGGTTATTGGAGGAATATATAGCAGGGGATTTTGTGTATCATCCACAGGTGTTTGATGTGGGTGTAATCCAGATCGATAGCTTAGTTACTGATCAAGAGGCGACCTTCGCGGCGTGGCAAAAAATTTATGAGCAGCAGCCTGACTTAATCGCCGAAGAAGTGAGATTTTTGCAAGAGAACAAGGTTGATTTAATTTTTGGGGATATCCCTCCCATGCTTACAGAAATTGCTAAAGCAGCGCAGATTCCTTGTTGGATGGCAGGCAACTTTGGCTGGGACTTTATTTATCGTGATTGGGGTGGGAAGTATGCCGAACTTGCTGATCGCCTATCGGAAACCTATAGCTATTGCGATCGCCTATTTCGATTACCCTTTGCGGAACCTATGACTAGTTTTCCCAATATTCAAAATGTGGGACTAACTGGCGCAAAACCGAACCACTCACCTGAATATCTACGTGAGAAATTTGATTTGGACGGAGATCGCCCGACAGCGCTATTGACCTTTGGTGGGTTGAGTTTACAATCAATTCCGTATCAAAACTTATTCAAGTTTCCCGATTGGCAATTTATCACCTTTGATCGTTGTGCCCCAGATTTACCAAATTTGACTAAAGCCAATTGCGATCGCCTGCGTCCTGTGGATCTAATGGTGATATGCGATCGTGTCGTCACGAAGCCAGGTTATGGCACATTAGCAGAAGCTCTGCGTGTGGGCGTGCCCGTTGTTTGTTTAACCCGTGAAGGATTTTTAGAAGCTGAAACACTCATTGCTGGAGTAAAAAGCTACTCAGAACATCTAATTATTTCGCCCCAAGAGTTTTATGAAGGTGATTGGTCATTTCTTAATGCGACCTTTCTTTCTCCAGATTCCACAAAGGTAAAAAAGTTGGATATGCATGGTGAAGAAACGATTAATCAATCGATTTTGGACTATTTTGCATAA
- a CDS encoding FHA domain-containing protein encodes MITCPNCAHSNPDGAVNCEACFTPLPIVKSVQCPSCNATVLSDAKFCGHCGFNLSTSKVGSHPLEVNLGSDPHDPSPTVNLSTEVIPVIPISNDMSNSLPDETTESNAAANLAANSPELQIVPNMYEEGLVVAVEPSTTPVSIPANIPASLSAKTQLQQFAASLLHVQTDLTIEIPPHLPVIHIGKPNTLIPPDIDVSGFPDSDIVSRIHADIRAEGGSFYFEDTGSSNGSYINNLPLAVGNRHKLRAGDRISLGKGDKVSFIFQLNS; translated from the coding sequence ATGATCACCTGTCCTAATTGTGCTCATTCCAACCCTGATGGAGCAGTAAACTGCGAAGCCTGCTTTACGCCATTACCTATTGTCAAAAGCGTGCAATGTCCTAGCTGCAATGCAACAGTATTATCAGATGCAAAGTTCTGTGGTCATTGTGGATTTAATCTGAGTACATCTAAAGTTGGGAGTCATCCGCTAGAAGTTAATTTAGGTAGTGACCCACATGATCCCTCACCAACCGTTAATCTATCAACCGAAGTTATCCCCGTTATCCCCATCTCCAACGATATGTCTAATTCTCTACCCGACGAGACAACTGAAAGCAATGCTGCAGCAAACTTAGCTGCGAATAGCCCAGAGTTACAAATTGTTCCCAATATGTATGAGGAAGGACTAGTTGTAGCTGTTGAGCCAAGTACAACACCTGTAAGTATACCTGCCAATATTCCTGCTTCTTTAAGTGCCAAAACACAGTTACAGCAATTTGCGGCTTCGTTACTTCATGTTCAGACTGACCTAACTATCGAAATACCTCCCCATTTACCTGTGATACATATCGGTAAGCCAAATACGTTAATTCCACCAGATATTGATGTTTCTGGCTTTCCTGATTCCGACATCGTTTCGCGGATTCATGCAGATATTCGCGCTGAGGGTGGATCTTTTTATTTTGAAGATACAGGGAGCTCTAATGGGAGTTATATCAATAATTTGCCCCTAGCTGTTGGCAATCGTCATAAACTGAGAGCTGGCGATCGCATTTCTCTAGGCAAGGGTGATAAAGTCAGCTTCATTTTCCAACTTAATTCATAA
- a CDS encoding septal ring lytic transglycosylase RlpA family protein, whose protein sequence is MSSLSKLWAISLISLAPSIISPIFATDITDNKINYDLNQIPPEKSLTNNHSSNRTSNVTKPKYLIEFQAKTVSEWIIMVNRQPTFEVKDLPSAAISTAKLAVILNTLDFDPSQLQPLVVNGEYLGKYKNTILFRIPKSEVVNPSLSLTQWINNLRVAVGAEPMTLVEAQKQMYQLTVTNEKIDGIASWYGPYFQGRQTASGEQFEQQDFTAAHPNLPFDTYLKVTNRQNDRSVVVRINDRGPYIGDRSLDLSHAAAIALNSDEAGVVPITATVLAPLR, encoded by the coding sequence ATGTCAAGTCTATCTAAATTATGGGCGATATCATTGATTTCACTGGCTCCTAGTATCATATCTCCAATATTTGCGACAGATATAACCGACAATAAAATTAACTATGATCTCAATCAAATTCCACCAGAGAAATCATTGACAAATAACCATTCCAGCAATAGAACATCAAATGTTACTAAGCCTAAATACCTCATCGAATTTCAGGCAAAGACCGTTAGTGAATGGATAATTATGGTCAATCGGCAGCCTACATTTGAGGTTAAAGACTTGCCTAGTGCAGCAATATCTACAGCTAAACTTGCGGTTATTCTCAACACACTTGACTTTGATCCCAGTCAACTTCAGCCACTGGTAGTTAATGGTGAATACCTTGGTAAATATAAGAATACAATCCTATTTAGAATCCCTAAATCCGAGGTGGTAAATCCATCGTTGAGTCTAACCCAGTGGATTAATAATCTTAGAGTTGCAGTTGGGGCAGAACCAATGACACTTGTTGAAGCCCAAAAGCAAATGTATCAATTAACAGTTACTAACGAAAAAATTGATGGTATTGCTTCTTGGTATGGTCCTTATTTTCAAGGTAGACAGACTGCCTCAGGCGAACAGTTTGAACAACAGGATTTTACTGCTGCTCATCCCAACTTGCCGTTTGACACATATCTCAAAGTTACGAATCGCCAAAATGATAGATCAGTGGTTGTGAGAATCAATGATCGCGGTCCCTACATTGGCGATCGCAGTCTTGATTTATCCCATGCCGCAGCGATCGCATTGAATAGTGATGAAGCTGGTGTTGTCCCGATTACAGCCACAGTACTTGCACCACTTAGATAG
- a CDS encoding response regulator transcription factor, with protein sequence MSKKLLIVDDEPHIRLLLEQTLEELEDYDVELLTATNGVNALEVIQREKPNLVFLDVMMPKMNGYEVCQTVKSDASLSDVYIIMLTAKGQEFDRDRGKDVGADIYMTKPFDPDEILEKSREILGIEA encoded by the coding sequence ATGTCTAAGAAGCTATTGATTGTTGATGATGAGCCTCACATTCGTTTGCTATTAGAGCAAACCTTAGAAGAGTTGGAGGACTATGACGTAGAGCTATTAACTGCAACCAATGGTGTAAATGCACTAGAGGTAATTCAGAGGGAAAAACCAAACCTAGTATTCTTAGATGTCATGATGCCTAAGATGAATGGGTATGAAGTATGCCAAACTGTCAAAAGTGATGCCAGCTTAAGCGATGTTTACATTATTATGTTGACTGCTAAGGGGCAAGAATTTGATCGCGATCGGGGCAAGGATGTTGGGGCAGATATTTATATGACTAAACCCTTTGACCCCGATGAAATTTTAGAAAAGTCCCGTGAAATTCTAGGAATAGAAGCTTAA
- a CDS encoding vWA domain-containing protein, translating into MSVNLTCKLNDHHLDRHQGSSQRQLAIAVSASSASNSCNAPLNLCLVLDHSGSMGGQPLEMVKRAAQDLVDQMYPQDRVSVIGFDHKAKVVVENQLVERITSIKEKIQSLKASGGTCIDEGIKMGLQETSKGKDGTVSQLFVLTDGENEHGDNERCFQFSRLATEYNMTLHSLGFGDSWNQDVLERIADAGGGAMAYIPSPEAAGAEFQKLLKRVQAISLTNAYLILQLAPHVRLAELKPIAQVAPDTIELSYQTEGDAIIVRLGDLMTDVERVVLVNLYISPASYIASCQDSPEIPILSAQVRYDIPSQGQINTLSPSVAISAELVQELHPQVDPQVQNYVLALAKYRQTQLAEQKLQEGDRSGAATMLQSAAKTALQMGDQNASTILQNNATRLQSGTLLSEADRKKTRIASKTVLQTPNEPNA; encoded by the coding sequence ATGAGCGTAAACCTGACCTGTAAATTAAATGATCACCATCTCGATAGACATCAAGGCAGTAGTCAGCGCCAATTAGCGATCGCTGTATCCGCCAGCTCTGCTAGTAATAGCTGCAATGCTCCTTTAAACCTGTGCCTTGTATTAGATCATAGTGGTTCCATGGGAGGACAGCCCCTAGAGATGGTCAAACGGGCTGCCCAAGATCTAGTGGATCAAATGTATCCACAGGATCGCGTTAGCGTAATTGGTTTTGACCATAAGGCTAAGGTGGTAGTCGAAAATCAGCTTGTCGAGCGAATCACTTCCATCAAAGAGAAGATCCAATCCCTCAAAGCGTCAGGAGGGACTTGCATTGATGAAGGGATCAAAATGGGTTTACAGGAAACCAGTAAGGGCAAAGATGGCACTGTTAGTCAGCTATTTGTCCTAACAGATGGCGAGAATGAGCATGGTGATAATGAGCGTTGTTTCCAATTTTCACGATTGGCTACAGAATACAACATGACTCTGCATAGCCTCGGCTTTGGCGATAGCTGGAATCAAGATGTATTAGAACGGATTGCTGATGCTGGAGGTGGAGCAATGGCATATATTCCATCACCTGAAGCGGCTGGTGCAGAGTTTCAGAAATTATTAAAGCGAGTGCAAGCGATCAGCCTTACCAATGCCTATTTGATTTTACAACTTGCCCCCCATGTCAGGCTTGCCGAATTAAAGCCGATCGCTCAAGTTGCCCCAGATACCATCGAGCTATCTTACCAAACTGAAGGTGATGCCATTATTGTTAGGCTGGGAGATTTGATGACAGATGTAGAGCGTGTAGTGCTAGTTAATCTCTATATCAGCCCTGCTAGCTATATTGCGAGTTGTCAAGATAGCCCAGAAATTCCGATTTTGTCTGCTCAAGTCCGTTATGATATACCCTCACAAGGACAAATTAATACTTTGTCACCATCCGTGGCGATCTCCGCCGAGCTAGTTCAAGAATTGCATCCACAGGTCGATCCACAAGTGCAAAATTATGTATTGGCTCTAGCCAAATATCGACAGACTCAACTCGCGGAACAAAAACTGCAAGAAGGTGATCGTTCTGGTGCTGCAACAATGTTGCAGTCTGCAGCAAAAACTGCATTGCAAATGGGTGATCAAAATGCTTCGACCATCTTGCAGAATAACGCTACCCGTCTCCAATCAGGGACATTGCTCAGTGAAGCTGATCGCAAAAAGACCCGTATTGCTTCCAAAACTGTACTGCAAACGCCTAATGAACCGAATGCTTAG
- a CDS encoding GAF domain-containing protein: MSSINLSKILLKGEVLSLLRGLITTLAFPISIQDQKGEVLVADLGFELEKATKFEVNHDLNSNNVSKIPVLLDEEVLGWVIGAEKTKQVADFLNYIVKREFERKTLAADTLDNYREMSLLYTIASKMANCLDVKEIGSLVIEEASRLIKCTSASVMLHNQHDNSFEIIAAKGTAERIGSLKLAANQGIAGYVFSTGNPELVNDATKDPRYIVNEIESYALICAPIFTKDRILGVVNISNSEPISYTSKDLKLFTALVTQASGAIENALLHASKLQEERVKNNLERYL; this comes from the coding sequence ATGTCATCCATCAATCTCAGCAAGATTCTTCTAAAAGGAGAAGTATTGTCCCTATTGAGAGGATTAATTACAACACTTGCTTTCCCAATCTCAATTCAAGATCAAAAAGGGGAAGTCCTAGTTGCAGATCTTGGCTTTGAGTTAGAGAAAGCAACAAAATTTGAAGTTAATCATGATCTTAACTCAAACAATGTCAGTAAAATCCCAGTTTTATTAGATGAAGAAGTACTAGGTTGGGTGATTGGGGCTGAAAAGACTAAACAGGTCGCTGATTTCTTAAACTATATAGTTAAGCGCGAGTTTGAAAGGAAAACTCTAGCAGCAGATACTCTAGATAACTACCGAGAGATGAGTCTGCTCTATACGATCGCGAGTAAAATGGCAAACTGCCTTGATGTTAAGGAAATTGGGTCTCTTGTAATAGAAGAAGCGAGTCGGCTGATCAAATGTACGAGTGCATCGGTAATGCTCCATAATCAACATGATAATTCGTTTGAGATTATTGCTGCTAAAGGTACTGCTGAACGAATAGGAAGTTTAAAATTAGCTGCTAATCAGGGAATTGCAGGATATGTTTTTAGTACTGGTAACCCTGAATTAGTCAATGATGCTACTAAAGACCCACGCTATATTGTGAATGAGATTGAATCCTATGCGTTAATCTGTGCACCAATTTTTACTAAAGATCGCATTTTAGGTGTCGTCAATATCAGTAACTCTGAGCCGATTAGTTATACATCTAAAGATCTTAAATTATTTACAGCGCTAGTTACTCAAGCTTCTGGAGCTATTGAGAATGCATTACTACATGCAAGCAAACTACAAGAAGAAAGAGTCAAAAACAATTTAGAAAGATACTTATAG
- a CDS encoding vWA domain-containing protein — MPYSAEISRRQPSCFLFLIDQSGSMADAFSSESASKGTAKGANESLHKTSEPIQKAQAVADAVNRLLDSLGQRCVKGNEIYNYFDVGVIGYSSEVASALNGIAGDQVIAPISKIYENPAELEKRAQKLPDGMGGLVEVYNDFPIWFKPVASGGTAMCSVLALARLLLEEWIDKHPNSYPPTIINITDGESTDGNPTEEAMLLKKLRTSDGAVLLYNIHLSAEFTQPVSFPSTVEVLSDPYARLMFELSSPLPHAAQKAAEKEGYKVTPEARAFMFNADPVKLIQFLDIGTRTDNLR; from the coding sequence ATGCCTTACTCAGCAGAGATCAGTCGTCGCCAACCTAGTTGTTTTCTGTTTCTGATCGATCAATCAGGATCGATGGCGGATGCATTTTCTAGTGAAAGTGCAAGTAAGGGAACAGCCAAAGGAGCAAATGAAAGCTTGCACAAAACTAGTGAACCGATCCAAAAAGCTCAGGCAGTAGCCGATGCAGTAAATCGTTTGCTTGACTCTTTAGGTCAACGCTGTGTGAAAGGTAATGAGATTTACAATTATTTTGACGTGGGTGTCATTGGTTACAGCAGTGAAGTTGCCTCAGCACTCAATGGCATTGCTGGCGATCAGGTGATCGCACCTATTAGCAAAATCTATGAAAATCCAGCCGAATTGGAGAAACGCGCCCAAAAATTACCCGATGGGATGGGTGGTTTGGTCGAAGTTTATAACGACTTTCCAATTTGGTTTAAGCCAGTAGCCAGTGGTGGTACGGCTATGTGCAGTGTATTAGCGTTGGCGCGTTTGCTCTTGGAGGAATGGATTGATAAACATCCAAATAGCTATCCACCAACGATTATTAATATTACCGATGGAGAATCGACTGATGGTAATCCTACTGAAGAAGCAATGCTTCTCAAAAAATTGCGTACTTCCGATGGTGCTGTTTTGCTATACAACATTCATCTTTCTGCTGAGTTTACACAGCCAGTTTCTTTTCCTAGTACTGTGGAAGTGCTGAGCGATCCCTATGCTCGTCTAATGTTTGAGCTATCGAGTCCTCTACCCCATGCAGCCCAAAAAGCAGCTGAGAAAGAAGGTTATAAAGTCACTCCTGAGGCTAGAGCTTTTATGTTCAATGCTGATCCTGTCAAGCTAATTCAGTTTCTCGATATTGGTACTCGCACTGACAACCTTAGATAG
- a CDS encoding pentapeptide repeat-containing protein, producing the protein MEIAQCYQLFGLTSNATLEDVNKAYKALAMQWHPDRIPRENVQLQLQAQEKLKEINYARDSLRKAAEQKVSVPHRHSHQNKQTYQHQTKYHSKYQSASQGYSQQKTSERTSERYHSYQSRSQAHSYQTYQSYQSRQQTSKHTHPQPEPPQNHPSSEHQPRPKMTDLAGADFHGANLREKYLEGRNLSYANLNNADLTDAFLHRVNLQGANLQGANLFRANLFQANLQNADLRGANLIGADLSGADLTGANLTGAKVGFGEKIMVKLTNVILRGTTMPNGAVNKS; encoded by the coding sequence ATGGAAATCGCTCAATGCTACCAACTCTTCGGCTTAACATCTAATGCAACCTTAGAGGATGTCAACAAAGCTTATAAAGCTCTGGCTATGCAATGGCATCCTGATCGCATACCCAGAGAGAATGTGCAGCTACAACTGCAAGCACAGGAAAAACTTAAAGAAATTAACTATGCAAGGGATAGCTTGCGAAAAGCTGCGGAGCAGAAAGTGTCAGTTCCCCATAGACATTCGCATCAGAATAAACAAACTTATCAACATCAAACGAAATATCACAGTAAGTACCAGAGCGCTTCTCAAGGCTATTCTCAACAAAAAACATCAGAACGCACTTCGGAACGTTATCACTCCTATCAATCGCGATCGCAAGCTCATTCCTATCAAACTTATCAGTCTTACCAATCACGTCAGCAAACTAGCAAACACACTCATCCACAACCTGAGCCACCTCAAAATCATCCTTCATCTGAGCACCAACCGCGTCCGAAAATGACGGATCTGGCTGGGGCAGATTTCCATGGAGCAAATTTACGTGAAAAATATCTTGAAGGTAGGAACCTTAGCTATGCAAATCTTAATAATGCTGACTTAACTGATGCATTTCTCCACCGTGTCAACCTGCAAGGGGCTAATCTGCAAGGGGCTAATCTATTTAGAGCCAATCTATTTCAAGCAAATCTCCAAAATGCAGATCTGCGCGGAGCTAACTTAATTGGTGCAGATCTAAGTGGCGCAGACTTGACTGGCGCAAACCTGACTGGAGCAAAAGTGGGTTTTGGTGAGAAAATAATGGTTAAACTTACCAACGTTATACTCAGAGGTACAACCATGCCTAATGGTGCCGTCAACAAATCCTAG